TCGGCGCCTTCATGGTGGGACGCGACGTGACGGAGCGGGAAAACGCCCTGGCAGCGCTCCGCGCCGCCGAGGATTCCCTGCGCCAGGCCCAGAAGATGGAGGCCATCGGCCATCTGACCGGCGGCATCGCCCACGACTTCAACAACCTGCTCCAGGCGGTGGGGGCCGCCCTCTATCTGGTCGAGATCCGCCAGCCGGGGCCGGAGGTGATGACCCCCCTGCTGACCGCGCAGCAGGCGGTGAAGCGCGGCGCCACCCTGACCCAGCATCTTCTGGCGTTTTCCCGCCGGCAGCGGCTGGACCCGCGGGCGGTGGACGTGGCGGCGCTGGTGGCGGGCATGCAGGGGCTGATGGAACGCACCCTGGGCGGCACCATCCAGATCGTGCGGGAAACGGAGCCCGGCCTGTGGCCGGCGCTGGTGGACGCCAACCAGTTGGAAATGGCCATCCTCAACCTGTCCATCAACGCCCGCGACGCCATGCCCGGCGGCGGCACCCTGACCATCGCGGTCGGCAACGCCGCCTGCCCCGCCCCGCCCGCTCCCGGCGTGGCCCCCGGCGACTATGTGCGCGTCGCCGTGCGCGACACCGGAACCGGCATGTCGGAGGAGGTGGCGGCCCGCGCCTTCGAACCCTTCTTCACCACCAAGGGCGTGGGCCACGGCACCGGCCTGGGCCTCAGCATGGTCCACGGCCTGGCGGCGCAGTCCGGGGGGGCGGTGCTGCTGGACAGCCGGCTCGGCCAGGGAACCACCATCACCCTGCTGCTGCCCCGCGCGCCCTTCGCGGCCACCGCCGAGCCGGACGACGCCGTCCCGCCCCCGCCGCCGCCTGTGGCCACCGCCGCCGCCATCCTTCTGGTGGAAGACGAGGTGCTGGTCCGTCTGGCCACCGCCGCCCTGCTGAGCGAGCATGGGTACGAGGTGGAAGAGGCCGGAACCGGGGAAGAGGCGCTGGAGTGCGCCGCGCGCCGCCGCCCGGATGCGGTGGTGACCGATTACGCCATGCCCGGCATGACCGGCCTGGAGCTGACCCGCCGCCTGCGTGGTCTCTATCCCGGCCTGCCGGTGGTGATGGTCACCGGCTATGCCGAGATCCCCCAGCCGCTCCTGCACGAGGAGCGGCTGGTGGTTCTCCAGAAACCCTATCTCACCGACGATCTGCTGGGCCGCCTGCGCGACGGGCTTTCCGGCAAGGGGACCGTTACGCCAGCCGGGCCGACAGGGTGATCTCCACCCCGGCCAGCGCCTTGGACACCGGGCAGATCTCCTTGGTTTCGGCGGCGATCTTCTGGAACGCCGCATCGTCGATGCCCGGCACCGCCGCTTCCGTGTCCAGGTCGATGCGGGAAATGGCGACCACCCCGCCGGACGATCCGAAATGGACCCGCGCGGTGGTGGCGATGCTGGCCGGCGTGAACCCGGCCTTGCCCAGCCCGGCGGCCAGCGCCATGGAGAAGCAGCCGGCGTGGGCCGCCCCGATCAGTTCTTCCGGGTTGGTGCCGGCCCCGTCCTCGAACCGCGAGGGGTAGGAGTACGGCCCTTCGAACGCGCCGCTGCCCAGGCGCATGGTGCCGCTGCCGTCCTTCAACGCGCCCGACCAACGTGCGGTGGATTCCCGTACGGCCATGGATGGTGCCTCCCTTCGGTGATCTGCCGGGGAACGATATCCCCGCGATTCAACCCTCGCCGCGCGTGCGCGGTTCCGCCCGCACCGATGAAAAAAGCCCCCTTCCCGAAGGAAGGGGGCTTTTCACCAAAGGCCCGTCACGAGAGCCGGAAGGGATCAGGCGGCGCCGTGGTGGTCCTTGGCGTAGCCCAGGCCCTGCAGCGCGTCGGCGATTTCCGACAGGATGGCCGGATCGTCGATGGTGGCGGGGGTCTTGTATTCCTGGTCGTCGGCGATCTTCTGCATGGTGCCGCGCAGGATCTTGCCCGAGCGGGTCTTGGGCAGACGCTCCACGACCACCGCGCGCTTGAAGTCGGCGACGGGGCCGATCTTTTCGCGCACCAGCGCCACCACTTCCTTGACGATATCCTCGTTGGAGCGGGTGACGCCGGCCTTGAGCACCAGCAGCCCCAGCGGCACCTGGCCCTTGAGCTGGTCGGCGACGCCGATCACCGCGCATTCCGCCACGTCGGGGTGGGAAGCCAGAACCTCCTCCATCCCGCCGGTGGACAGGCGGTGGCCGGCGACGTTGATGATGTCGTCGGTGCGGGCCATGATGTAGACGTAGCCGTCGTCATCGACGAAACCGGCATCCCCCGTCTGGTAATAGCCGGGATAATCGGTCATGTACGCCTTCACATAGCGCTCTTCCGCGTTCCACAGGGTGGGGAAGGTGCCGGGAGGCAGCGGCAGCTTGGCGCAGATGGCCCCGGTGTCGCCGCGCGGCACCTCCTGCTGCTCGGCGTTCAGGATGCGGATGTCCCAGCCGGGCATCGGGCGGGTGGCCGAGCCGTACTTGATGGGGAACAGATGGACGCCCAGCGGGTTGCCGGTGATGGCCCAGCCGGTTTCCGTCTGCCACCAATGGTCGATGACCGGAACGTTCAGCTTGTCCTCGGCCCAGTGCAGCGTGTCGGGGTCCGACCGCTCGCCGGCCAGGAACAGCGCGCGCAGGCACGACAGGTCGTACTTGCCGATGAAGGTGCCGTTGGGGTCTTCGCGCTTGATGGCGCGGAACGCCGTCGGCGCGGTGAAGAGGGTGGAGACCTTGTGCTGCTGGATCACGCGCCAGAAGGTGCCGGCGTCGGGCGTGCCCACCGGCTTGCCTTCGAACATCAGCGTGGTGCAGCCGTGCAGCAGCGGGGCGTAGCAGATGTAGGAGTGGCCGACCACCCAGCCCACGTCCGACGCCGCCCAGAACACCTCGCCCGGCTTCATGTCGTAGATGTTGCTCATCGTCCACTTCAGCGCCACCGCGTGGCCGCCGTTGTCGCGCACGACGCCCTTGGGCTGCCCCGTGGTGCCCGAGGTGTAGAGGATGTACAGCGGATCGGTGGCTTCCACCGGCACGCATTCCGCCGGCTCCACGCCTTCCTGCGCAGCAAACCATTCCACGTCGCGGCCGTCCACCAGGGTGGCGGTTTCCTGCGGACGCTGGAAGATGATGCAGGCCGAGGGCTTGTGGGACGACAGCTCGATGGCGGAATCCAGCATCGGCTTGTACTTCACCACCCGGTTCGGCTCGATGCCGCAGGAGGCGGAGATGATGGCCTTGGGCTTGGCGTCGTCGATGCGGGTGGCCAGTTCGTTGGGGGCGAAGCCGCCGAACACCACCGAATGCACCGCCCCCAACCGCGCGCAGGCCAGCATGGCCATCACCGCCTGCGGGATCATGGGCATGTAGACGATGACGCGGTCACCCTTTTCCACGCCGCGGGCGCGCAGGGCACCGGCCAGCCGGGCGACCTGATCCTTCAGCTCGGCATAAGTGATGGTCTGCACCACCCCGGTGACGGGGCTGTCGTAGATGATGGCCGCCTGATCGGCGCGGCCCTGTTCGACGTGGCGGTCAACGGCGTTGTAGCAGGTGTTGAGCACGCCGCCCTTGAACCAGCGGTAGAACGGGGGATTGGAGCCGTCCAGCACCGTATCCCAGCGCTTGAACCAAGTGATTTCCTCCGCCGCATCCCCCCAGAACCCCGCCGGGTCGGAGAGCGAACGGTCGTGCAACTGATCATAGGCGGCGGCTGACGTGGTGGTCATGAGGGTGCGTCCCTTATGTTCTGATTGATGCGAATTCCTCCGCCCGCCGCGCAATGATCCGTCACGCGGCGGCAGGCCACTATGCGAGAAATCACCCTAATTTTGCAAATGGCTTTGCAGCTTCGCAGAGCCGAAGCGGCGGTTGGACGCGGCGGGGTCAGACGGGGCACGGGCGGCTGAAACACTGCTCCATCACCTCGGTCCCCCACTGCCCTCCCCGCCATTCGCGCTCCAGAACGAACCCCGCCTCCTCATAGAGCCGGCGCGCCGCGTCCAGCCCGCGGAAGGTCCACAGCCGCGTCGCGGCAAAGCCCTGGGCGTCGCAGAAGGCCATGGCGGCGCTCAGCAGCCGGCGCCCGGTTCCGCCGCCGCGGGCGCCGTCGTCCACAATGAACCAGCGCAGGTGGGCCACTCGGCCCCCCTGCGCGCCGTCCTGGTTCAGGTCTTCGCCGTCGATGGCAAGCGTGCCAATGATTTGCCCCTGGCGCACCGCCACCCACAGGCCGTTGCCCGCCCGGTCCAGCCGTGGCGTGAACGCGGCCATCCCGGCGGCCACCGTGCTTTCGAACACCGCCCCGAAACCGGCGGTGCGGGCGTAATAGCGGGCGTGCATCTCCACGCAGCGCCCGATCACCCCCGGCTGGTAGCCGCAGACGATCTCCGCACCCGGCGCCGCCACCGCCGGGACGCCCGCGCGGCTGGCCCGCAGCGCGGCGGCATAGGCGTTCAGCCCCTCCGCCACCGTGCCCCGGACGGCGGGCGGCAGCACGTCCATGGCCCGGCGCACCTGCGAACGGGCGAAGCGGTGGATGGCCTCCAGCGTTTCCCGGCCCCTGCCGGTCAGGGCCAGCGGCTTCACCCGTCCATCCCGGCCGCTGGCCCCTTCGGTCATCAGGCCGGCGGCCACCAGCTTGCGGACCAGCCGGCTGACGCTGGATTTTTCCAGGCGCAGAAGATCGCACAAGGCGGCGGCGGTCACCGCCTCCCCCTCCCCCACCGCGATCAGGGCATGGACGGAGGACGGGGAGAGACCGGTCCCCGCCAGGGTTTGCCCCATGAAGCCCAGTTCCCGCACCAGCCGGCGGGAGGCGGCGCGGATCACGTCGATGGCCATGTCATCGGTGGGCGCCATCTCACCCTCCATATGGTTGCATAATACAACTATAACCCCGCAGTCACGGTTTCGGGAACCCCTTCCTTTTGGCCGGTCCCGCGGCCGTGCCGGGCCATGGTACAGTCGCGGCAAAATCAAACCGGGGAGAGAGAAACGCCATGAGCAACCCCTACGACACCCACCTGGACCGCAACGCCGCCAACACCGAGGCGCTGTCGCCGCTGTCGTTCCTGCGGCGCACCGCCGACATCTACCCCAACCGCCCGGCGGTGGTTCACGGACCCGTGCGGCGGACGTGGAAGGAAACCTATGAGCGCTGCGTGCGGCTGGCCTCGGCGCTGGCGGCGCGGGGGATCGGGGTGGGCGACACCGTCGCCGTCATGGCCCCCAACATCCCCGAATCCTTCGAAGCCCATTTCGGCGTGCCCATGGCCGGCGCGGTGCTGTGCGCGCTGAACATCCGCCTGGACGCCGAGGCGCTGGCCTTCATCCTCGGCCATGGGGAGGCCAAGATCCTGCTGACCGACCGGGAATTCTCCGGCGTCATCACCAAGGCGCTGGCCCTGATGCCCGCGGACGCGCGCCCCATCGTCATCGACATCGACGACCCCCAGGCCCGCGGCGGCTCCCTGATCGGGGAAATGGATTACGAGGCGTTCCTGGCCACCGGCAACCCCGCCCATGCCTGGACGCCGCCGGCGGACGAGTGGCAGGCCATCGCGCTCAACTACACCTCCGGCACCACCGGCAACCCCAAGGGCGTGGTCTATCACCACCGCGGGGCCTATCTGAACGCCATGGGCAACGTGCTGACCTGGGCCATGCCGCACCATCCGGTGTATCTGTGGACCCTGCCCATGTTCCACTGCAACGGCTGGTGCTTCCCCTGGACCGTGGCGGCCATGGCGGGGGTGAACGTCTGCCTGCGCGTCATCGCGGCCAAGACCATCTATGACGCCATGGCCGACGAGGGGGTCACCCACCTGTGCGGCGCCCCCATCATCATGGGGCTGCTGTGCAACGCCGGCCCCGACCAGAAGCGCGACGTGCCCCGCGGCATCAGGATGATGACCGCCGGCGCCGCCCCGCCCGCCGCCGTCATCGAAAAGATGGAGGGGCTGGGCTTCGACATCACCCACGTCTATGGCCTGACCGAGGTGTACGGCCCCGTCACCATCTGCGCCTGGCACGACGACTGGAACGGCCTGCCGCTGGAGGAGAAGGCGCGGCTGAAGGCCCGCCAGGGCGTGCGCTACGCCACGCTGGAGGGGCTGATGGTCGCCGACCCGGCCACACTGGAACCGGTGCCCGCCGACGGCACGACCATGGGCGAGGTGTTCATGCGCGGCAACACCGTCATGAAGGGCTATCTGAAGAACCCCAAGGCCACCGACGAGGCGTTCCAGGGCGGCTGGTTCCACACCGGCGACCTGGGGGTGCTCCACCCGGACGGCTACATCGAGCTGAAGGACCGGTCCAAGGACATCATCATCTCCGGCGGCGAGAACATCTCCACCATCGAGGTGGAGGGCGTGCTCTACCGCCACCCCGCCGTGCTGGAAGCCGCCGTCGTCGCCCGCCCCGACGAGAAATGGGGCGAGACGCCCTGCGCCTTCGTCACCCTGCGCGAAGGGATGGACGCCGGCGAGGACGACATCATCCACTGGTGCCGCCAGCATCTGGCCCATTTCAAATGCCCGCGCACCGTGGTGTTCGCGCCCCTGCCCAAAACCTCCACCGGCAAGATCCAGAAGTTCGCGCTGCGCGCCCACGCCCGCGCCCTGAACGATCTGGCGGAGGCCGAAAAAGCCCGCCAGGGGTAAAAGCATCACGCCCGGCGGGAAAATGCATCGGCGCGCATTTTCCCGCTGGTCCGTGCACAAACAAAGGATTACTGGTCATACCAAGCCGCCGGAAGCGCGGCGCTCTCCAAACCCCAGCGGCTGATGACGACCGACCACCGCCTTTCAGCGCTTCGCGCACCGCCGCCGGCCTACCGCCCCCTGATCGACAGCGACATGGGCGCCGTGGCCTATCTGGAACGTCAGGGCTTCGGAACCCCGCGGGAGGTGCTGGACCATTACCGCGCCCTGTTCGGGGACGAGGTGATGCGGGTCACCGACCGCGCCGGGCGCATCACCGGCTTTGCCGCCATGTGGCCGTTTCCCCAATGGTTCGGCGGCGCCCCGGTGCCGTCGCGGGCCATCGCGTCCGTCGTCACCGACCCCACCCTGCGCGGCCAGGGCGACGGCACCGCCCTGGTGGCCGGCCTGCTGCGCGAAGCGGCGGACGGCGGCGCCGGGGTGGCGGTGCTCTATGCCTCCACCCGCTCCCTCTACCGCAAGATGGGGTTCGCCCCGGCGGGGGTGATCACCGCCTTCCGCACCCCGGCCCGCGCCCTGTCGGCGGACCGGCTGAGCGCCTTTCCCCGTCTGGCGGACAGCCAGGACACGGGCCGTCTGGCCGCGCTGCGCCGCCCCTTGCTGGCCCGGAGCAACGGCATGGCCGAACGCACGCCGGCCATGTGGTCGCTGGCGCTGCGCGACGACAGCCGCCCCGCCGACGTCTTCCTGCTGCCCGGACCGGACGAGGACGGCCCCGCCGAAGGGTATCTGGCCGTCTGCCCGCCCGACGACCGCCGGCTGGTGGTGGTGGACCAATGCGTCCTGACCCCCCACGCCGCCCGCACCGCCGCCGCCTTCCTGGCCGGCTATGCCATGCAGGTGGATTGGGTGGTGTGGAAAGGTGCCTATGCCGACCCGTTGGCCCTGGGGGCCGTGGACAGCGGCACCGCCATCGAGGAATGGGAGGAATGGCTGCTGCGCGTCGTCGATGTGGAGCGCGCCCTGTCCACCCGCGGCTATCCCGCGGGGCTCAGCGGGTCCGTGGTGCTGGACGTGACCGACCCGCTGCTGCCGGCCAACAACGGGCGGTTCCGGCTGGATGTGACCAATGGGCGCGCGGCGGTCCGCCGCCTGGACGGCCCCGGCCCCTTCGATCTAGCGTTGTCTGTTTGCGCATTGGCATCCCTCTTCACCGGCCATACCGCACCGGCAGCCTTGTCGCGGACCCATGAGATCATCAGCCTTAACGATAGTTTCCTAACTTTACTTTTTTCCGGGCCGCATCCCTGGATGCCGGACCGCTTCTAAGTGGAACGACAGGGCCAGGCACGCCTCAATGCCAAGCTGCGGTCCACAGCTTTGGGTTCCAGAGCCGGAATTCGTTGCAAAAGTTGCACGGGACACGCCGAAACGATTGGTTAAACACTGGGTGTTAACGATTGGGCTGTAGAAGAATCCGGCGTCTATGAGCCGCAGGACGGGGGAGGAGGTCAGCGTCATGACCATCGGTACACGAATAGCACTTGGCTTCGCCACGGTCCTGCTGCTCACGGTGGCCGTCGCCTTCGTCGGGTGGAACAGCCTTGGCACCTATGCCAGCCGGGTTGACGTTGCATCCACCACCGCGGAACTGGACGCCCGGCTGAAGGCCGTCCGGCTGGAAGAGGCGCGTTTCGTCACCGACCGCGCCGCCGACGCCGCGACATCCGTGCCGGGGATGCTGGACGCGCTCCGCGCCGAAACCCAGCGCATCCGCGAATCCCTGGCCGGCTCCGACGGCGAGCGGCTGGTGGGCGACATCCAGGCCGGCATCAACGGCTACCGCGCCGCCTTCGCCAATTTCGTGACGCAGGAGAACGAGGCGGCGGCCCGCACCCGGTCCATGGCCGACCGCGCCAAGGAACTGCGCGGCGTGGCCGAACGCATCGGCCAGCAGCAGGCCGAACGCTACGACCACAACATGGTCAGCCTGCACGACGCCGCCGAAGCCGCCCGCCACGCCGACGACACCGCCAACCGCGCCGACCGGCTGATCGAACACCTGCTCCAGGCCCGCCGCCATCAGGCCGATTTCCTGCGCACCCGCTCCCCCGACGCGGTGAAGGCCACCGAAGCCTCGCTGGCCGAACTGGCCGAAGACGTCAAGGGCATGGTCGAGGACGTCAAGGGCACCAACGACGAGGAGCTGGCCTCCACGCTGGCCGCCTCGGTCAAGGCGTACCAGGACACCTTCGCCGAACAGTCGTCGCAGTCCACCCACGACGACGCCGACACCTTCGAGGCCCGCGTCACCATCCTGGACAAGCAGGCCGATCTGGTGCAGGAGCACGCCCACGAGATCCAGGAAAGCCAGCTCAACGTCGCCACCGCCCTGCGCGAGGCCGCCAACTTCGCCCAGAGCGAGGTGAACGAGGCCATCGTCCTGCGCAACCTGTCCATGCGGCTGGTGCAGTCGGTGCAGGCCGCCATGCTGGGCGAGCGGGATTTCCGCATGAAGGGGGGCGAGCCCGCCCGCAGCGTGGTGATCGAGGCCACCCGCGAAACCCTGCGTCTGGCCGAACAGGCCGGCGCCATCCTGGTAGACGCCGAGGGCAAGGCCGCCGTCACCGCCGCCAAGACCGCGCTGACCGCCTACAACAACGAATTCACCGCCCTGGTCAACGCCGTGGAGAACCAGCAGAAGGCCTCCACCGCCATGGCCAAGGCCGCCACCGACGTCAGCGAGCAGGTCAACCGTCTGGTCACCCTCCAGCGCACCGAGCGCGAGGACGGGCGCACCCAGGCCGGCACCTTCATCGCGTCCGGCCTGGGCGTGGCGCTGGTGCTGGGGCTTTTGCTGGCGTGGTTCATCGACCGGGCCATCACCGTGCCCATGCACGCCATCACCCGCGCCATGAACCGGCTGGCCGAGGGCGACCTGTCGGTGGACATCCCCGGCGCCGACCGCAAGGACGAGCTGCGCCACATGGCCGGCGCGCTCAGCGTGTTCAAGGAAAACGCCCAGGAAATGCGCCGCATGGAGCAGGAACGGGAGGAGATGCGCCGCCAGATCGACGCCGACCGCCGCCGCGCCATGAACGAATTCGCCAACGGCTTCGAAATGTCGGTCAGCACCGTGGTGCAGACCCTGACCGATTCCGCCGATTCCATGGCCCGCGACGCCCAGGAGATGTCGTCGGACGCGGCCCTGACCAACGCCAAGTCGGCGGCCGTCGCCACCGCATCGGAACAGGCCACCAGCAACGTCCAGACCGTGGCCGCCGCCGCGGAGGAATTGTCGGCCAGCATCGCCGAAATCTCCCGCCAGCTCACCGCCTCCTCCTCCGTCGCCCAGGACGCCGCCGACAAGGCGCTCCAGACCAACAGCATCGTCGAGGGTCTGGCCGAGGCCGCCCAGCGCATCGGTCAGGTGGTGGACCTGATCGGCGAGATCGCCGAACAGACCAACCTGCTGGCGCTCAACGCCACCATCGAAGCGGCGCGGGCGGGGGAAGCCGGCAAGGGCTTCGCCGTCGTGGCGACCGAGGTCAAGAACCTTGCCGGCCAGACCGCCAAGGCCACCGAGGAAATCTCCAGCCAGGTGGCCCAGATGCAGGCCGCCACCGGCGGCGCCGTGGGCGCCATCCGCACCATCAGCGACTCCGTCGGCACCATCAGCAACACCGTGACCGACATCGCCCGCGCCATGGAGCAGCAGGGCTTCGCCACCCGCGAAATCGCCCAGAACGTCCATCAGGCCGCCGCCGGCACCCAGGAGGTGAAGCGCCACATCTCCGAGGTCACCACCGCCGCCAGCAAGACCGGCTCCGCCGCCGACGCCGTGCTGCGCGCCAGCCGCGAACTGGCCAAGCAGGCCGACACCCTGCGGTCGGAGGTGAAGGGGTTCCTCAACAAGGTGCGGGCGGCGTAATTCCCCCGAAGCGTTGTGAAGGGGCGCTGCCCCTTCACGCTTCCCCGCCAAGGGCCGGCAGCCCTTGGAACCCATTCCCTTTTCGGCCGCGCCCGCCGGTCCGCGCCCGTCGATCAAGGCAACGAAGCCCTGGGCCCCGGTTGGGGAATTGAACACACCCTGCAAGTCATTATCATTGCCCTGGGCCGTTGACCCGTGGAACAATGGGGGCGTTCCATCACCAGCGCGGCCTTCCCATCGTGACCAGCCAGACGTTCGATGCCCCCTCCTCCGCCCCGCCGGTCCTGGCGCGGCGCACGGTCTTCAGCGGCTGGACGCTGGCAACCCTCGTCATCGCCGCCCTGGTGGCGTTGCCGGTGATGGTGGTGGCAAGCCGGGTGTTCGTACCCACCAACGGCGTCTGGGACCATCTGGTCCAGACCGTGCTGTGGGAATATCTGGGCAACACCGTGCGGCTGGTGGTGCTGGTGGGGCTTGGAACCGCCGTCATCGGCGTCGGCACCGCATGGCTGGTCACCATGTGCCGCTTCCCCGGCAGCCGGGTGCTGGAATGGGCGCTGCTGCTGCCCATGGCGGTGCCGGCCTATGTCATGGCCTATACCTACACCGACCTGCTGCAGTTCGTCGGGCCGATCCAGACGGGCCTGCGCGCCCTGTTCCACTGGACCCGGCGCGATTACTGGTTCCCCGACATCCGCACGGTGGAAGGGGCGGCGGCCATGCTGACGCTGGTGCTCTACCCCTATGTCTATCTGCTGTCGCGGGCGGCGTTTTTGGAACAGTCGGTGTGCGTGCTGGAGGTCAGCCGCACGCTGGGCCGCGGGCCGTGGCGCAGCTTCTTCACCGTGGCCCTGCCGCTGGCCCGCCCCGGCATCGTCGCCGGGCTGGCGCTGGTGATGATGGAGGTGCTGGCCGATTTCGGCACCGTGCAGTATTTCGCCGTCAACACCTTCACCACCGGCATCTACCGCACGTGGTTCGCCATGGGCGAGCCGACCGCCGCCGCCCAGTTGGCCGCCGTGCTGATGCTGTTCGTGCTGGTGCTGATCCTGATGGAGCGCTGGTCGCGCAAGCAGGCCAAGTTCCACCACACCACCACCCGCTACCGCCGCCTGCCCGCCCAGCCGCTGACGGGGTGGAAGGCGGCGGCGGCGCTGACCGCCTGTGTCCTGCCGCTGGTGCTGGGGTTCGTGGTGCCGGGGGGGATCCTGCTGGAGATGGCGCTGCGCACGGGCGACGAGCGGCTGGGGCGCACCTTCATCGACATCGCTACCAACAGCTTCACGCTGGCCGCCATCGCCTCGGCCATGGCGGTGACGCTGGCGGTGCTGCTGGCCTATGGCCAGCGGCTCCAGCCGACGCCGCTGCTGAAAGGGGCGGTGCGCGTGGCCGCCATGGGCTACGCCATTCCGGGATCGGTGATCGCGGTGGGGGTGCTGATCCCCTTCACCCACCTGGACAACGCCATCGACCAGTTCCTGCGCGCCACCATCGGCGTGTCCAGCGGCCTGCTGCTCAGCGGCACCATCGCGGCGGTGCTGTTCGCCTATATGGTCCGGTTCCTGGCGGTGTCGTTCAACACCATCGAGGCCAGCCTGGGCAAGATCCGCCCCACCATGGACCACGCCGCCCGCGTGCTGGGCAGCACGCCGGGCCGCACCCTGGTGCGCGTCCACGCCCCCATCATGACCGGCAGCCTGCTGACCGCCGCATTGCTGGTGTTCGTGGACGTGATGAAGGAATTGCCGGCCACCATGATCGTGCGCCCGTTCAATTTCGACACGCTGGCGGTGCGCGCCTACCAGATGGCGTCCGACGAACGTCTGGCCGAAGCCGCCACCGCCTCGCTGGCCATCGTGGCGGTGGGCATCGTGCCGGTGATCCTGCTCAGCCGCTCCATCCGCAAATCGCGGCCCGGCGGGGCATGAGCCGGTGAGAAAGAGGGGTATGAGGGACGGACCGGCGCGCCAGCCCATGGCCGGGCCGGCGTGGCTCTGGTAAGCTTTTCCCCATGCCCCGCCCCCCCTCCTCCCCCACCATCCCCTATTTCCCCGACGACAGCGGCGACCGTGCCGCGTGGCTGACGCGGCAGGCCGGGCTGTTGCGCTCGGGCCACGTGACGGCGGTGGACGCCCCCCGCATCGCCCACGAACTGGAAGCGCTGGTCGCCAGCGAACGGCGGGAACTGGTGCGCCATCTGGCGGCGGTGATGCTGGTGATGCTGAAATGGCGCTTCCGCCCCGACGGGCGGTCGGTGGCCTGGCGCCAGGCCATCGCACAGGGGCGCGACGGCATCGACGACATCCTGGCCGACAGCCCCATCCTGCGCGCCGAGCTTGAAGCACTGGTCCGCCGCGCCTATCCCCGCGCGGTGCGCGACGCGGCGCTGGAGTGCGGCCTGCCCGCCTCCTCCTTTCCCGCCGAATGGCCCTTTGCCGTCGAGGACATCCTGAACGGCGATATGTAACCGGAGGATCGACCCAGCATGTTCATCGCCATGAACCGTTTCCGCATCGCCCCCGGATCGGAGGAAGAGTTCGAACGCATCTGGCGCGAGCGGCAGACCAACCTGCCGGGCATGCCGGGGTTCGTCGCCTTTCACCTGCTGCGCGGCCCCGGTTCGCCGGAATTCACCCTCTTCGCCTCCCACACCGTGTGGGAGAGCCGGGAGCATTTCGAGGACTGGACCAAATCGGACGCCTTTCGCCGGTCCCACGGCGGGGCGGCACGCTCGGGCACCCTCTATCTCGGCCCGCCGCAGTTCGAGGGGTTCGACGTGGTGCAGGAAATCCTGCCGGGCTGACGTTTCCAAAAAACACCGCGGCCCTTCGGGCACGATCGCACGCT
This DNA window, taken from Azospirillum fermentarium, encodes the following:
- a CDS encoding methyl-accepting chemotaxis protein, which translates into the protein MSRRTGEEVSVMTIGTRIALGFATVLLLTVAVAFVGWNSLGTYASRVDVASTTAELDARLKAVRLEEARFVTDRAADAATSVPGMLDALRAETQRIRESLAGSDGERLVGDIQAGINGYRAAFANFVTQENEAAARTRSMADRAKELRGVAERIGQQQAERYDHNMVSLHDAAEAARHADDTANRADRLIEHLLQARRHQADFLRTRSPDAVKATEASLAELAEDVKGMVEDVKGTNDEELASTLAASVKAYQDTFAEQSSQSTHDDADTFEARVTILDKQADLVQEHAHEIQESQLNVATALREAANFAQSEVNEAIVLRNLSMRLVQSVQAAMLGERDFRMKGGEPARSVVIEATRETLRLAEQAGAILVDAEGKAAVTAAKTALTAYNNEFTALVNAVENQQKASTAMAKAATDVSEQVNRLVTLQRTEREDGRTQAGTFIASGLGVALVLGLLLAWFIDRAITVPMHAITRAMNRLAEGDLSVDIPGADRKDELRHMAGALSVFKENAQEMRRMEQEREEMRRQIDADRRRAMNEFANGFEMSVSTVVQTLTDSADSMARDAQEMSSDAALTNAKSAAVATASEQATSNVQTVAAAAEELSASIAEISRQLTASSSVAQDAADKALQTNSIVEGLAEAAQRIGQVVDLIGEIAEQTNLLALNATIEAARAGEAGKGFAVVATEVKNLAGQTAKATEEISSQVAQMQAATGGAVGAIRTISDSVGTISNTVTDIARAMEQQGFATREIAQNVHQAAAGTQEVKRHISEVTTAASKTGSAADAVLRASRELAKQADTLRSEVKGFLNKVRAA
- a CDS encoding ABC transporter permease, with amino-acid sequence MTSQTFDAPSSAPPVLARRTVFSGWTLATLVIAALVALPVMVVASRVFVPTNGVWDHLVQTVLWEYLGNTVRLVVLVGLGTAVIGVGTAWLVTMCRFPGSRVLEWALLLPMAVPAYVMAYTYTDLLQFVGPIQTGLRALFHWTRRDYWFPDIRTVEGAAAMLTLVLYPYVYLLSRAAFLEQSVCVLEVSRTLGRGPWRSFFTVALPLARPGIVAGLALVMMEVLADFGTVQYFAVNTFTTGIYRTWFAMGEPTAAAQLAAVLMLFVLVLILMERWSRKQAKFHHTTTRYRRLPAQPLTGWKAAAALTACVLPLVLGFVVPGGILLEMALRTGDERLGRTFIDIATNSFTLAAIASAMAVTLAVLLAYGQRLQPTPLLKGAVRVAAMGYAIPGSVIAVGVLIPFTHLDNAIDQFLRATIGVSSGLLLSGTIAAVLFAYMVRFLAVSFNTIEASLGKIRPTMDHAARVLGSTPGRTLVRVHAPIMTGSLLTAALLVFVDVMKELPATMIVRPFNFDTLAVRAYQMASDERLAEAATASLAIVAVGIVPVILLSRSIRKSRPGGA
- a CDS encoding DUF29 domain-containing protein yields the protein MPRPPSSPTIPYFPDDSGDRAAWLTRQAGLLRSGHVTAVDAPRIAHELEALVASERRELVRHLAAVMLVMLKWRFRPDGRSVAWRQAIAQGRDGIDDILADSPILRAELEALVRRAYPRAVRDAALECGLPASSFPAEWPFAVEDILNGDM
- a CDS encoding antibiotic biosynthesis monooxygenase family protein translates to MFIAMNRFRIAPGSEEEFERIWRERQTNLPGMPGFVAFHLLRGPGSPEFTLFASHTVWESREHFEDWTKSDAFRRSHGGAARSGTLYLGPPQFEGFDVVQEILPG